From the genome of Carassius gibelio isolate Cgi1373 ecotype wild population from Czech Republic chromosome A16, carGib1.2-hapl.c, whole genome shotgun sequence, one region includes:
- the LOC128030382 gene encoding septin-7, producing the protein MVVGESGLGKSTLINSLFLTDLYSGSYPGPSHRIKKTVQVEQSKVLMKEGGVQLLLTIVDTPGFGDAVDNSNCWQPVIDHIDSKFEDYLNSESRVNRRQMPDSRVHCCLYFIAPSGHGLKPLDIEFMKRLHEKVNIIPLIAKADTLTPEECQQFKKQIMREILEHKIKIYEFPETDDEEENKIVKKIKDRLPLAVVGSNTIIEVNGKKVRGRQYPWGVAEVENGDHCDFTLLRNMLIRTHMQDLKDVTNNVHYENYRSRKLAAVTCNGIDNNKTKGQLTKSPLAQMEEERREHVTKMKKMEMEMEQVFEMKVKEKIQKLKDSEAELQRRHEQMKKNLEAQHKELEERRRQFEEDRSTWETHQRILEQQRMSLEKNKKKGKIF; encoded by the exons ATGGTTGTGG GAGAGTCAGGGTTGGGAAAGTCCACACTGATAAACTCTCTGTTCCTGACGGATCTGTACTCTGGATCATATCCCGGACCTTCACACAGAATCAAGAAAACAGTTCAG GTGGAGCAGTCCAAAGTGTTGATGAAGGAGGGAGGCGTCCAGCTTCTGCTCACGATAGTAGACACTCCAGGATTTGGAGACGCTGTGGACAACAGCAACTG CTGGCAGCCGGTCATTGATCACATTGACAGTAAGTTTGAGGATTATCTGAACTCCGAGTCTCGTGTGAACAGACGGCAGATGCCGGACAGCAGAGTGCACTGCTGCCTGTATTTCATTGCACCCTCCGGACATGG ACTGAAACCTTTGGACATCGAGTTTATGAAACGGTTGCATGAGAAGGTCAACATCATCCCACTGATTGCCAAAGCAGATACCCTGACACCCGAGGAGTGCCAGCAGTTCAAGAAACAG ATTATGCGAGAAATCCTGGAGCACAAGATCAAAATTTATGAGTTTCCAGAGACGGATGATGAGGAAGAAAATAagattgtgaaaaaaatcaaa gATCGGTTGCCCCTGGCTGTGGTCGGAAGCAACACTATCATCGAGGTGAATGGCAAGAAGGTTCGAGGAAGGCAGTACCCATGGGGAGTGGCAGAAG TTGAGAATGGAGACCACTGTGATTTTACACTCTTAAGGAATATGCTTATAAG AACCCACATGCAGGACCTCAAGGACGTCACAAATAATGTCCATTATGAGAACTACAGAAGCAGGAAGCTTGCGGCTGTAACCTGTAATGGAATCGACAACAACAAAACCAAAGGGCAGCTCACCAA GAGTCCTCTCGCCCAGATGGAGGAGGAGAGAAGGGAGCATGTGACCAAAATGAAGAAGATGGAGATGGAGATGGAGCAGGTGTTTGAGATGAAAGTAAAGGAGAAGATCCAGAAACTGAAAGATTCAGAGGCAGAG CTGCAGCGGCGTCATGAGCAGATGAAGAAGAACCTGGAGGCTCAGCATAAGGAGCTGGAGGAGAGACGACGTCAGTTTGAGGAGGACCGATCCACCTGGGAGACCCATCAGCGCATCCTGGAGCAGCAGAGGAT GAGTTTGGAAAAGAATAAGAAGAAAGGGAAGATCTTTTAA